From the genome of Nocardia sp. NBC_01503, one region includes:
- the urtE gene encoding urea ABC transporter ATP-binding subunit UrtE yields MLELVDLHTGYGRTQVIHGVSLTVPSDGVVAVMGHNGAGKTSLLRAAVGLLPTKSGRIRFNDEDITKMSPSRRVKRGIAYVPQGQQSFPQLSTMENLQVVADGRKRAKELVAESLDLFPALRELLTRKAGLLSGGQRQQLAIARALITEPKLLILDEPTEGIQPSVVAEIERTIIDLTNRGGLSVLLVEQHIGFALQAAQQYYVLQSGRITSSGVGGAGAESDVRLAMAI; encoded by the coding sequence ATGCTTGAACTCGTGGACCTACACACCGGTTACGGCCGCACCCAGGTGATTCACGGTGTGTCCCTGACCGTTCCGAGCGACGGCGTGGTTGCCGTCATGGGGCACAACGGCGCGGGCAAGACCTCCCTGCTGCGCGCCGCCGTCGGCCTGCTGCCCACCAAATCCGGCCGGATCCGCTTCAATGACGAGGACATCACCAAGATGTCCCCGTCCCGCCGGGTCAAGCGCGGTATCGCCTATGTGCCGCAGGGCCAGCAGTCCTTCCCGCAGCTGTCCACCATGGAGAACCTCCAGGTTGTCGCCGACGGCCGCAAGCGCGCGAAGGAACTCGTCGCCGAATCCCTGGACCTGTTCCCGGCTTTGCGGGAACTGCTCACCCGCAAGGCCGGTCTGCTGTCCGGCGGTCAGCGCCAGCAGCTCGCCATTGCCCGCGCCCTCATCACCGAACCGAAACTGCTCATCCTCGATGAGCCCACCGAGGGCATCCAGCCCTCCGTCGTCGCCGAAATCGAGCGCACCATCATCGATCTCACCAATCGCGGCGGATTGAGCGTGCTGCTGGTCGAACAGCACATCGGCTTCGCACTGCAGGCCGCGCAGCAGTACTACGTACTGCAATCGGGCCGGATCACCTCCTCGGGGGTGGGCGGCGCGGGCGCGGAGTCCGATGTCCGACTGGCCATGGCGATCTGA
- the urtD gene encoding urea ABC transporter ATP-binding protein UrtD, producing MTMDQEYLEIRGLSVSFDGFKAVSEVDLTVLQGDLRFLIGPNGAGKTTLIDAITGLTPATGSAQKSGGELIGKKVHQIARLGVGRTFQTASVFEQLTVLQNLDIAAGAGRSAITLLRKRKSVLPAIEEALETIGLTALRDKPAGILAHGQKQWLEIGMLLVQNASVLLLDEPVAGMSAEEREETGNLLRRIGDDRVVVVVEHDMDFMRAFATSVTVLAGGRVLSEGTVEEVQADPKVQQVYLGTAAAGELPPVTAASDEKEEAAHA from the coding sequence ATGACCATGGACCAGGAGTACCTCGAAATCCGCGGCCTGTCCGTGAGTTTCGATGGTTTCAAGGCCGTCTCCGAGGTGGATCTCACCGTCTTGCAAGGAGATCTGCGCTTCCTGATCGGCCCGAACGGCGCGGGTAAGACCACGCTCATCGACGCCATCACCGGACTCACCCCCGCCACCGGATCGGCGCAGAAGTCAGGTGGTGAACTGATCGGCAAGAAGGTGCATCAGATCGCCCGCCTCGGCGTCGGCCGCACCTTCCAGACCGCCAGCGTCTTCGAACAGCTCACCGTGCTGCAGAACCTCGATATCGCCGCTGGCGCCGGCCGCTCCGCGATCACCTTGTTGCGCAAGCGCAAATCGGTACTGCCCGCCATCGAGGAGGCCCTCGAAACCATCGGCCTCACCGCACTGCGCGACAAACCCGCCGGAATTCTCGCGCACGGCCAGAAGCAGTGGCTGGAGATCGGCATGCTGCTGGTGCAGAACGCCTCGGTGCTGCTGCTCGACGAACCCGTCGCCGGTATGAGCGCCGAGGAGCGCGAGGAGACCGGAAACCTGTTGCGCCGCATCGGCGATGATCGGGTCGTCGTGGTAGTCGAACACGATATGGACTTCATGCGCGCCTTCGCCACCTCGGTGACGGTGCTCGCCGGTGGCCGCGTCCTCAGTGAGGGCACCGTTGAAGAGGTGCAGGCCGACCCCAAGGTGCAGCAGGTCTACCTCGGCACCGCCGCGGCGGGCGAGCTGCCGCCGGTCACCGCGGCCAGCGACGAGAAGGAAGAAGCCGCCCATGCTTGA